In Caloenas nicobarica isolate bCalNic1 chromosome 5, bCalNic1.hap1, whole genome shotgun sequence, a single genomic region encodes these proteins:
- the SRP14 gene encoding signal recognition particle 14 kDa protein yields the protein MVLLESEQFLTELTRLFQKCRTSGSVFITLKKYDGRTKPVPRKGHVESFEPADNKCLLRATDGKKKISTVVSSKEVNKFQMAYSNLLRANMDGLKKKDKKSKNKKSKATQ from the exons ATGGTGCTGCTGGAGAGCGAGCAG TTCCTGACAGAGCTCACCCGACTCTTCCAAAAGTGCAGAACTTCGGGGAGCGTCTTCATAACGCTGAAGAAAT ATGACGGCCGAACAAAACCAGTCCCACGCAAAGGCCACGTAGAAAGTTTTGAGCCAGCAGACAATAAGTGTCTTCTAAGAGCAACtgatggaaagaagaaaattagcaCAGTG GTGAGCTCAAAGGAAGTAAATAAATTCCAGATG GCATATTCAAATTTGCTGAGGGCTAACATGGATGGcttgaagaaaaaagacaagaaaagcaaaaacaagaaGAGTAAAGCAACACAGTGA